Part of the Methanobrevibacter sp. genome is shown below.
GAGGAAATAGATTATTCTTCAATGAAATTTGTAAAATGTTATTTGTAAGTTCTAATTTTGGAATATTGCAACCTACAAGAAATATTGTTGAACTGTTAATTAGCTATGCTTTTGCTAAAAATTTCAGTGAAGACATTGTTGTAAGTGCAATCGATTTTTATTTTGATGATTTTGATGCAGTATCCAGTAAAAATCGTGAGCTTGATGATGAAGAAATGAGTTCATCAAATTTCTATGATTTAAGTATAAACTCCACAATTTTTGTTGACGGTGATGAAATAATCTACCATAATCTGCTTGAAAATGATTTATTAAAAAATGGGCCACGAAAGGAATTAAACGGAGAGTATTTTGATAATCTTAAAATAGTTTTCTCAAAAAATAAAGATGAACTAGATGAATTGGTCGTTGAATTGAAACAAGAATTGCCTCAAGTTGAATTCGGATTTGATGAAATTGTCGGTCGTGGTGAAGGATTATCTGAGTTTATGCAGAATATGGTTAATGAAAGTGTTGTAACCTATGAGGAAGCAATAGGTCTTAAAAAACAATTAACTGATGAATATGATGCAGGTGAATTAAGTGATGATAATGTTGATCAAAGATTGATTTCATTATTAGTTGATGAACCTCCTCAATTCGAAGATTTTTCTGAATTCAAAGAAGTATTAAGTGATTTTGGCAGTGATGATGAAGAGGCAGAAGTTATTAATGAGTTTTTCAATATGATTGGAGATAATGAAGAATTGGGAAACAATGTCTTGCAGGCCATATTGACTGATGATGCTGAATATTTCCAGAACTTAATAATAAATGCCATGGCGAATGATGATGATTTCATGGAAAATTTCATGGATTTGACCAATGAATATGGTGATGAATCAGATAATGAGTATTTCTTTGAGGATGCTCAGTTAAACCATAATTATAAACTAGATGATATTGTATATGGAAAGGATTATCCTATAAGCTATGATAGGCAAATCTATCGATTTTTAGATTCATTAAATGCTGAAGCCAATTATGGGATGATTATGAATTTCATCGAATCAGAAATATCTTCTAAAAACATGCTGACCAGTTTAATGTTGAATTCCCAATTAATAAAAACTGAAGGGGAAGTCATTGATTGGATGAATAGTGCATCCATGTTTAAAAAAGATGAACTGAAAGAACTGTTAAGAGAAAATAATCTTAAAGTCACAGGTAACAAACCGGAGCTTTTAAAAAGACTTGCAGATAATAATGTGGCCTATGGGGAAACATTCAAAATAACTCAAAAAGGCAAAGATTATATAAAAGAATTTTCTTGGATTGAATTCTATGAGGATTTCTTATATGATTTTGATTTCGATGATTTCTATAAATATTTAGATACTCATGAAGGAAAATTAAAGGATGTTTCATTAAAATACTTGGATGAACATATTGCATTAGCTCGTCAAAAAGAGGATAATGAATATTTGGAGACATGTATTTTTACAAAAAAACTTATTTTAGATGAAGGGGATGAATTTATAATCGATTTAGGTATTCCTGAGTAATCTTGCATTCAAGCATGCATTTTGTACAGCCAAGACCTGCTTTATATTGGTCAATAATGTATTCGCTGCATGCTTCAATATCAATAATGTCTGATCTGTTTAGTCTGTCGTTCCATTTTTGAGGATTAATTGCATCAACAGGACATGCGTCCTGACAATTGGTGCAGTCATCACATTCAGAATCAGTAATCGGTGTTCCGTGCTCAACTGGCATGTCAGTTAAAATTGCACCAAGTGCAACCGCTGAACCGTATTCGGGTGTTACAAATAATGCGGAGCGCCCAATCCATCCGAGACCTGATTTTGTTGCAATGGTTTTATAAGGTAATATGCTTAATAATTTTTCCATATCGCACTCGTTACGTTTCATTGTAAGTGCAAATGCATCATATCCAAGATTTTTAATGTATCTCTCGCCTTTATGGGAAATTTTTGTCAGTTCTCCAATCTGGCGGTGAAATGTCTTCCAGTAAGATTGATAATCCTCTTCATAAAGATAATCCATTGCTTCTTTTGGAAGTTTTAAAACAAGACTTATTCCATTAGGCAAATCAATGAATTCCTTTGCAAGGCCATTAACATCAGCAAAACCAACTTTGCTTGCACCTAATTCAATCAAGTAATTTTTAATATCATTCATCTCGGACATAATAATTGTTATATTTTAGGGATATTTAAATAGTATTGTAATCAATTTTTGACTGCATAACTTATAAATAATTAAATTAAATATTTAATGTAGTGATTAAATGAAAGATATAGATGTTTTAATTGAAGCTTTACCATACATTAAAAAGTTTCATGATAAAAAAATTTTAATTAAATACGGAGGACATGCAATGGTGGATGATGAAGCAAAGTCCTCTACAGCACGAGATACAGTATTACTCAAATATGTAGGAATGAAACCGTTAATTGTACATGGTGGAGGTCCGGAAATATCAAGATCAATGGATAAACTTGGAAAAGAGTCAAAATTCATCAAAGGTTTAAGGGTGACCGATGAAGAAACAATGGAAATAATCGAAATGGTATTGGTGGGTAAAATATCAACAGAAATCGTATCCGAACTCATCAAGCATGACGGCGAAGCAATAAGCTTATCTGGAAAAGATTCAAGCTTAATATTTGCACATAAGAAAGGAGCAAGTAAAATAGATGAGGAAGTTGTTGACCTCGGTCTTGTAGGTGAAGTCGACTGTGTCAATACTGATTTGCTTGAAATGTTTTTAGATAACGATTACATTCCTGTAATCTCTCCAGTTGGAATTGATGAGGATGGAAACAGTTTAAACTTAAATGCAGATACTGCAGCAGGAGAAGTTGCAAGTGCAGTTGATGCTGAAAAATTAATTATTTTAACTGATGTTCCTGGTGTCTTAAGGGATCCTTCAGATCCAAGTTCCCTTATACAAAAAATAAGAATCTCTGAAGTTCCAGGCTTGATTGAAGAAGGAATTATTTCCGGAGGAATGATTCCTAAAATAGAAACCTGTGTAAAAGCCATTGAAAATGGTGTAAAATCATGTCACATTATCGATGGTCGTAAAAAGCACTCATTACTATTGGAAATCTTTACAACTGATGGTATTGGAACTATGATTTTTAAATAGAGTTTAAATTACTCTTTTTTAATTTTTTTTATTTTTATTAATATTTATTCGAAAATGGACAAATATATATGATATAGATATCATATATGTGAGAAATACTCATTAGTTATGTTGAATTAATGTGGTTAGAATCTTTTGATTCTAGCTTCATTCTTTTAAAACCTATTTTTTTAAATCTTAAACATTTTACGCAGTTCTCTTCTAAGTAATTTCCATCCATTCACTCTTGGAAGTTCATCCAAATCATAGATTTCACGAGGAACCTTATATCGGGACAGGTTTTTACGGGCATATTTTATTAATCCTTCACTGTCACTTTCATTTTCCCAGACAACCGCTGCCACTGGAATTTCTCCTCTGTGACAGTCGTTCACGCTAAAAATAGCTATTTCTTTAACTGCAGGATATTTTATCAAGACTTCCTCCACTTCAGTCGGATAGATTTTCCATCCACTCATTACAATCATGTCTTTCTTACGGTCGGTAATGAATAAACGATTGTCCTCATCAAGATATCCGATATCTCCTGTTAAAAACCATCCGTCATCTAAAAAGGATGCTTTTGTCTTTTCTTCATTTCCCCAATATCCTTTTGCAACAGCAGGGCCTCTAAGTGCAATTTCACCCTGTTCATATTTCGGAAGAATATTATCTGGGTCATCTTCATCAACGATTTTTACTTCTGAAAAACATACTGGATGACCTACGCTTTCAAAGCGGTCTGCTTCACGATAGTCTTCCGGTCGGATTACTGTTCCGGTTCCGATTACGATGGTTTCAGATAATCCGTATGCATTTATGATTGGTATTGCATAGGTTTGATGGAAATCTTTCCATATTTTTTTGTGAAGTGGTCCTCCGCCTGATACGATTTCACGTACTGTTTTTAATTCTTCACGTTTGTCTATTGTAGTTAAGGAGTGTATTACTGGTGGCATTCCAGTCAGGACAGTTACTTTTTCGGATTTGCATAATTCCAGATATTCATCCAGGTTAAACTGCTCCATCAGGATATAGTATGCTGCTGCTCTTAATGCTGCAATTGACCATGAAAGGCCTACATGTGCCATTGGATAAATTCCAAGATACACGTCATCCTGCTTTAATGTTAATACGTCACATTCGTTATGAATTGCTGTGAAGTAGTTTCCGTGGGTCAGCATTGCTCCTTTTGGTTTGCCTGTTGTTCCTGAAGTGTATTGTAGCTGGCATAAATCATCCCAATCAGTATTTTCTGCTGGCAGAACTTCACTTTCTTTAAAGCTTGAAATGTCTTTTGGAACATATGTCTTGATGTCAAGCAAGTCTTTCGCTTCTGTGTCTGTAATGATTAGTTCTGCTTTTGAATCGTCAATGATGTATTCCAGTTCCGCTTTGGTGAATACTCTGTTGGTCGGAATGGCTATTGCACCAATTCTCCAAATAGCAAATAATGAAAATAAGTATTCTTCTGAATTTTTTAAATAGATTAGGATACGGTCTCCTTTATCAATTCCCATATTCTTTAACTTGCGTCCAATTTCAGAAACGATTGATAGTATCTCTCCGGAGTTGTATTTGTTTCCTGTTGTTGGGTTGTACAGAACATCCTTGTTTAGGCGTTTTGAGTTTGCATCTAAAAAAGTGGTGATATTCAACATTTAAATCAACTCTCTTACAATAGCTTTTGTCATTTCCATTGTTGTTGCATCTCCTCTCAAATCAGGAGTCTTGATTTTGCAGTCGGCTATTACCTTCTCAACAGCCTGTTTGATTTTGTTTGATATTTCCCATTCTCCCAAATAGTCAAGCATCATTGAAGCTGATAATATCATTGAACAGGGGTTTGCAATGTTTTTGCCTGCAATGTCTGGTGCTGAACCGTGGACTGGCTCAAACAATCCGTTATGGTCTCCAATATTTCCAGATGGTGCTAGTCCCAGCCCTCCGACGAGTCCTGCACTTTCATCGGATAAAATGTCTCCGAAGAGATTGCTTGAAACGATCACGTCAAAATTCTGTGGCTGTGTGATTAGATACATTGCCATTGCATCCACATAATAATCTTCTGTGGTGATTTGCGGGTATTGACTGGCTACATTATAGAAGCTTTCCTTGAAAACGCCATCAGTCTTTTTTAAAACATTGCTTTTGTGGACACATGTGACTTTGCTTTGACCTCTTTTTATGCATAGGTTGAATGCGGCTTTTGAGATTCTCTCGGATGCTTTTTTGGTAATCACTCTTTCTGCAATCATTTTATCTTCATCACCGTATTCATTTTGTGAATATAATCCTTCAGTGTTTTCTCTCACAATTACAAAATCGATATCGTCACGGATGCATTTGACTCCTTTGTATGATTTTATCGGTCGGATGTTTGCATAAACGTTAAGTGCTTTTCTTAAGTTTATTATTGGGCTGGGTTCGCCGGGAGTTGATGTTGATGCTCCAAAGAGCACTGCATCACTTTTGTTTGCCATGTCTATTGTCTCTTCAGGCAATGTTGTTCCAGTATTGTTGAAACATTCAAAACCGGCTTGTCCGTATTTGAAACTGAATTCCAAATCTAGCTTGTCAAGCAAATATTCGCAGGCATCCATTACTTCTATTCCTATTCCGTCTCCACTAATTATTGCAATGTCATACATTATTATTCACTTAAAAATTTTAATATATTAATAATATTGATATTATTCTATATATGCAATTTTGTTTTTAGTTTGAAATTTTGTTCGTATGTTATCGAAATATATTTATACTTATAAAGGTTAATATTATAGTAATTACAAAACTAATAGTAGTTTTACCTTATTGAATCTATGAGGGATTAAAATGGAAAGAAGTATCGATGAGTTAATTGAATTATTGAATGATAAAGATGACTTTGTTGTAGAAGATGCTGTTGGAGAATTAGAATTAAGAGCTGAAGAAGCAATTGACCCATTAATCTCTGCATTATCTCACAGAAAAAAACAAATCAGATTAAATGCAGCAACATTGCTTGGTGCAATTAATGATCCAAAAGCAATCGACCCATTAATCTTAACCTTAAATGACAACAACAAATTGGTTAGAAGAGAAGCATCAACCGCACTCTCACGTATGGGTGAACCGGCAGTTGAACCTTTAATTGAGGTTTTAGGTGATGAAGACTGGAAAGTTAGAGGAGCAGCTGCATGGGCACTTGGAAACTTAGGTGATGAAAGAGCTATTCCTGCACTTGAAAAATTGCTTGATGATGAAAGCGGTTTTGTAAAATCAGGTGCACAAAGTGCAATAAAAACAATTAAGAAATAAATAATTTTATTTCTTTCATTTTTTTTAAATAATTTTTATAACAGTGTTATAAATATGTATAAAAATATGCAATATTAAATAGTTAATCGATAAGAACTTATTTGGACATGATGTTGGGATTGATGACGGATGGTTAAAGTAATTAAAAAAGATGTTGAACTGATAGAATTGTTCTATGATTTGATTTTTGTATATGCGATATCACAGCTTACTTCATTAGTCAATGAGCCTGTTGGAGGAATAATCTCTTCAAACAGCTTTTTTGTCTACATTATCACTTCTTTTGTAATCCTGCAGGCATGGCTGTATTTCACAAACTATGTCAACCGTTATGGGGAGTGGAAATGGCATGAATATCTGTTGGCATGCATCAACATGATTGCAGTAATCTTTATGGCAAACACTATCAGCACACAGTGGGAACAGATGCTTTTGCCTTTCAATGTATCAATGCTTATAATGCTTTTAACGGTTGTTGTTCTATATTCCGTTCATGCATTTAAAGAAAGATCCATTAAGATAGCTGCAGGAAATTCAATAACAATACTGTCAATTGTCTGTTCAATATATGTCATAGCAATCCTTGCAATACTATTCGGATTTTCAGACATTGTCATATGGCTGGATGTAGTTGCAGTTCTTTGCGGAGCATTCCTGCCATTTTTCATACGTGGAAAATTCAACAAGAACATTATCAATTTCCCTCACTTGGTTGAAAGATTCGAACTGCTCACCATCATCACTTTCGGTGAAGCTATTGTAGGCATGACACACTTCTTTGACATTAACAACTTAACTCCCGTACCTATTTTGGTTTTCTTTGTAATCATTTCGATGTTCGGCTCATATGTAATTCAGATTCATCATCTGATGAATCATCTAAGGGAAGAGAGAAGTCTAAGATTAATGTTCAGCCATTATTTCATCATCATCAGCATTAACCTGGTCACAGTTGCATTTGAACTTATTCACAGCGGAGAAGTTAATCACTTATTCGCTTCAATACTAATCATAATATCTTTAATCATATTCTATATCTCAATCATGGCGAATAAGGAATATTACCATGATGGAATAAATTTAACTAAAAAAGATGCACTAATGATGTTTCTGTTTATAGTTATCGGATCAGGGGTAATACTATTGGGATTGAATAGTTTATATGTCTTTTTAATAGGTGCATTAATAATTACTCTTGGAAACTTCAAAGTCCTTTTGAAAAAATACAAAAATAGAAAAATAAGTTAGGAAAATTTTTTTCCTAAAAAAATCATTGTTCAAACAAATCAGCAACATCAACCAACAGTTCAGGAATGTCAAGTTGCTGGGTACAGTAATCAACACAGGTTCTGCATTGAGTACATGCTGATGCAGGAGCATTGACTGCTGCTGCAGTTCCATAATTTGCAAAATTGGCTTCAAGAGAATACAACTTTTCACTATTGTAAAGGTTAAAGAAATCAGGAATAGGAATGTTCATTTCACATTCTTTAACACAGTATCCGCAGTAGCTGCAGTCAATTGCTAATGTTTTTTTAATTTCACGAGCCATCTTCATTAAAAATCTGTGGTCATCTCTTGTAATTTCTGTAAAGTCTTTGAATGTTTCGCAGTTTTCCTTCATCTGCTCGAGATTGCTCATTCCGCTTAAAACTACTGAAACGTTTTCCTGTGAAGCAGCAAACCTTAAAGCCCAGTTGGCAATTGAATTGTCGGAATATTCTTCAAACTGCTTTTTAACACTATCTGCAACATTAACTAATGTTCCGCCCTTGATTGGTTCCATGACAATTATTTCAACATCGTATTTAACACATAATCTGTGCAATTTCTTTGATTGGATTCTCAAGTCATTCCAGTCCATGTAGTTTAACTGTATTTGGACAACGTCCAGGATGTTGGAGTATTTTTCAAGAACCTCTTCAAGCAAATCAGCTTTGTCATGGTAACTTATTCCAATTTTAAGTGCTTTTCCTTCATCTTTAAGTTTTTTAATGTATTCAAAACTCTTTGTGCTTTCTGCTAGGTTAATAAACACTTTGTTGATGTTATGAATTAATAATACATCAAAATATTCGATTCCCAGTCTTTCAAGCATGATATTTACTAAATCCTTATTATCGGATTCCTTGGCGAGTAGCCATGTTGGTATCTTATCTGCTATTCTAAAGGACTCTCTTGGGTATCTTTCAACCAATGCCTTTTTAAGTGCATCTTCTGATGTTTCACCATGATATGCATAGGATGTATCGAAATAATCGAATCCTTGTTCCATGTAATAGTCAACCATTTGTGTAAACTCTTCCATTTCAATAGTTGCCGGGTCATTGGCGTCTGTTTGTGGAAGTCTCATAGCTCCAAAACCTAAAATTGTATCAGTCATTTGAATCCCTCAAAATTATATTAGGATTTCAATAATATAAATGTTGCATATGTAAACAATTAAATTTAAAAGATGGTTGAGAATATCCCCTTAAATCTCATCTCTTACTTCATCGCAGTATTTGTCGATTTTCCTTTTGCTCATCTTCATTAGGTCTTCTTTGGTGAAACGATTGCTTTGAATATCTTCAAGAAGAAACTTATTTCCGTAAGCCTCTCCAACTGCAAGGCCTTCTTTTAGAATGCTGTCATGATACTCGTATAACAGGTCTTCAACAAGATAATTGCCGTTATGCTCTCTAAAAAGGGTTGAGGTCATATGGCATTCGGTTGAATTGGGACTTAATTTGATGATTTTCTTTCTTGCCTTTTCAAATTTGTCTTTGTCAATATTCAATCTTTCAATCAAGTCTTCTATACGTGAATCTCTGGCAATTTCATGAACTAATGGAACATCTTTTTCGGTAATTTCAGTTCCCATCAGTGACTGAAACTTTTCAGGATCTTGCATTAATTTTTCCAATTTTGCACGGCGCCTTTTGTAACGAAGGTCCTTGGACTTATTTTTCATTCATAATCGCCTCCCTTAAGTCAGTGATGAATGTCGGTTCAATATCGTAGTTAACAATGCTATCTGGGTCAATTTTCTTTAATTTTTCAAAATCGATTTTTCTATTTTGGATGGCTTCAATACTCATTTTTTTGCCCATTCCTATTCCAAGGTCAATGCTGAACTTAAATAAGTAATCATAAAAATCATTGATCTTGTCCAGATTGTCGGGATCTTCAGGAAGCAATTCCAAATGTTCCAATATAGTCAAAATGTCAATATTTTCGGTGGGTAGGGTTTCTGTAACTTCTTTATTAATTCCAATGATTTTGAAATAATGATTCATACTTCGAATTTCATTTTCTTTTAATTTTTCATAAATTTTAGTTTCCATGTTCTCACCAAGCTTAATTTATTATTTAACTGTTTATAAACTTTTTGATATGAGTTTGAAGCAATATTGTTTTCATAATATGATTTTAAAGCAATTACAATATTGTTTTCAACTTGTAATTTTCAGCACTTCAAAATCTTTTCAAAATCTATGATGGTTAAAAGCAGTTTAAAGATGTGGGGTTGTGGGTAATATTGTAAAAAATAGTTAAAATCAGATTTACTTTAAAACAACTGATTTATCAATCATTTCAATAAGAATCTGATTAATTGGATTTTTAAATGATAATGGATGCTCTTTTGGATAATCTTCTCTTAAAGGAAGAATTCTGAAACTGGACATGCACTGATCAGTTGACCTGAGTGCAAAATAAGCTTTATAGTTTCCGTCAATAATGTTAATTATCAGTCCGAAATCATCTGTTCGATTATGTCCTGCAATGCCTTCTTCAGCAAACACCTTGAATTTCTTGACGCTGTCGGAAGTGATTAGTGAATATTCCATCATGTATTCATATTCGTCATCATCAAGGTCATAATCATCATATTCGATAATTTCATCGCAATCTTCATCTGGAACAAGCAGATGGGATGCACAGTAACCCAGTGAAATGAATATTCCGTCATGGTCCAGTGCCTTTGAAATAATGTCAAAATATATGTTGTCCAAAGGCTGTGATTTGTAGGGATTGCCTAAAATCTCAGGAACAGTATGGGTCAGGCCACCATCCTCAATAACTGTGCAGTAGAAATGGGATTCTCCAAGATAACCTGCAGTTGAAGCCTTTTCAATGGTTTTTTTAATGTCAATGTTATTTGCATTTTCCATTCTTTGTGCAATTTCTAAGATTTCCTCGTCACTTATCATATTTTGACCCTACTTTAAATGTTTAAATATTTCATCAATTGAATCTGCAATCAAAAAAAGTTCTTCCTGTTTATAAAGAAAGCCTTTGTCTCCCATTTCATCAATCATTTCAATCATCTTGTCATAGAAATGATTAATGTTGAAAACTATGATTTTCTTGTCATGCTGCTTTAACTTTTTAAGGGTTATGATTTCAAAAAATTCGTCCAGGGTTCCGATTCCTCCAGGGGAGATTATGAACGCATCGGAGTTTTCAACGAATTTCTTTTTCCTCTCATCCATTGAATCGACATAGATGAATTCACTGCATTTTTCGCATAAGGGTTCAAATCCTCCAATCCATTCAGGCGCTATTCCGATGGATTTGCCGGCATTGTCATGAACTCCCCTTGCACATGAGCCCATCATTCCAGTATCTCCGCCTCCGAAAACAAGTGTGTGGTTATCCTGAGCTATTCTACAGCCTAATTCATAAGCTTCATCAGTGTAAATTTCATCTATCTTTCTACTTCCGGATCCATAAAGGCATATTTTCATTTAATCACCTTAAATGTCGGGTGTTTGCTCTGCAAGACATAAATGACAAATAGCATTTACGTTGTCTTTCTGATTATCTTTTACAGGGCAGAAAAATTCTCCATTTCTCTCTTCCACAAATAAACTTCCTGGAAACTCGCTTCCAACAGGATGAATAGGTTCTTCTAAAATAAATGTTGTGTAAAGTGAGGTGATTACATAGATTAACGGGAATTTATCGTCATCTGCATTAGACAGTCTTTCTTTTTCAAAAGTTCTCTCAAGCATTGGAAATGAAGTATCAAATGAAGGCTTGTCAATTGCTGTGTTGATATAATCATCCTTTTCCTTGACCTCTTTCATGCGCATGATGAAATATTTGATGTAGATGGACAAGTATTTCTCACGATAGTTTTTCTGAACATATTCTCCATCTTTTCTCATGCGTGCTGTTGCCATCATTAAATCTTGAACTGAGATAATACGTGCATATTTTTTAAGTATTATCATCAAATCA
Proteins encoded:
- a CDS encoding SAP domain-containing protein — encoded protein: MSNIEYVIRKENYSELICAENEWDFLDTEELLQNYPYILDSMANEEYYLENEICSFFDEIIFENKVVGFATFQTRFDSALLLSECFILPEFRGNRLFFNEICKMLFVSSNFGILQPTRNIVELLISYAFAKNFSEDIVVSAIDFYFDDFDAVSSKNRELDDEEMSSSNFYDLSINSTIFVDGDEIIYHNLLENDLLKNGPRKELNGEYFDNLKIVFSKNKDELDELVVELKQELPQVEFGFDEIVGRGEGLSEFMQNMVNESVVTYEEAIGLKKQLTDEYDAGELSDDNVDQRLISLLVDEPPQFEDFSEFKEVLSDFGSDDEEAEVINEFFNMIGDNEELGNNVLQAILTDDAEYFQNLIINAMANDDDFMENFMDLTNEYGDESDNEYFFEDAQLNHNYKLDDIVYGKDYPISYDRQIYRFLDSLNAEANYGMIMNFIESEISSKNMLTSLMLNSQLIKTEGEVIDWMNSASMFKKDELKELLRENNLKVTGNKPELLKRLADNNVAYGETFKITQKGKDYIKEFSWIEFYEDFLYDFDFDDFYKYLDTHEGKLKDVSLKYLDEHIALARQKEDNEYLETCIFTKKLILDEGDEFIIDLGIPE
- a CDS encoding reductive dehalogenase domain-containing protein — encoded protein: MSEMNDIKNYLIELGASKVGFADVNGLAKEFIDLPNGISLVLKLPKEAMDYLYEEDYQSYWKTFHRQIGELTKISHKGERYIKNLGYDAFALTMKRNECDMEKLLSILPYKTIATKSGLGWIGRSALFVTPEYGSAVALGAILTDMPVEHGTPITDSECDDCTNCQDACPVDAINPQKWNDRLNRSDIIDIEACSEYIIDQYKAGLGCTKCMLECKITQEYLNRL
- the argB gene encoding acetylglutamate kinase, with the protein product MKDIDVLIEALPYIKKFHDKKILIKYGGHAMVDDEAKSSTARDTVLLKYVGMKPLIVHGGGPEISRSMDKLGKESKFIKGLRVTDEETMEIIEMVLVGKISTEIVSELIKHDGEAISLSGKDSSLIFAHKKGASKIDEEVVDLGLVGEVDCVNTDLLEMFLDNDYIPVISPVGIDEDGNSLNLNADTAAGEVASAVDAEKLIILTDVPGVLRDPSDPSSLIQKIRISEVPGLIEEGIISGGMIPKIETCVKAIENGVKSCHIIDGRKKHSLLLEIFTTDGIGTMIFK
- a CDS encoding class I adenylate-forming enzyme family protein, coding for MLNITTFLDANSKRLNKDVLYNPTTGNKYNSGEILSIVSEIGRKLKNMGIDKGDRILIYLKNSEEYLFSLFAIWRIGAIAIPTNRVFTKAELEYIIDDSKAELIITDTEAKDLLDIKTYVPKDISSFKESEVLPAENTDWDDLCQLQYTSGTTGKPKGAMLTHGNYFTAIHNECDVLTLKQDDVYLGIYPMAHVGLSWSIAALRAAAYYILMEQFNLDEYLELCKSEKVTVLTGMPPVIHSLTTIDKREELKTVREIVSGGGPLHKKIWKDFHQTYAIPIINAYGLSETIVIGTGTVIRPEDYREADRFESVGHPVCFSEVKIVDEDDPDNILPKYEQGEIALRGPAVAKGYWGNEEKTKASFLDDGWFLTGDIGYLDEDNRLFITDRKKDMIVMSGWKIYPTEVEEVLIKYPAVKEIAIFSVNDCHRGEIPVAAVVWENESDSEGLIKYARKNLSRYKVPREIYDLDELPRVNGWKLLRRELRKMFKI
- the aksF gene encoding homoisocitrate dehydrogenase, with protein sequence MYDIAIISGDGIGIEVMDACEYLLDKLDLEFSFKYGQAGFECFNNTGTTLPEETIDMANKSDAVLFGASTSTPGEPSPIINLRKALNVYANIRPIKSYKGVKCIRDDIDFVIVRENTEGLYSQNEYGDEDKMIAERVITKKASERISKAAFNLCIKRGQSKVTCVHKSNVLKKTDGVFKESFYNVASQYPQITTEDYYVDAMAMYLITQPQNFDVIVSSNLFGDILSDESAGLVGGLGLAPSGNIGDHNGLFEPVHGSAPDIAGKNIANPCSMILSASMMLDYLGEWEISNKIKQAVEKVIADCKIKTPDLRGDATTMEMTKAIVRELI
- a CDS encoding HEAT repeat domain-containing protein, encoding MERSIDELIELLNDKDDFVVEDAVGELELRAEEAIDPLISALSHRKKQIRLNAATLLGAINDPKAIDPLILTLNDNNKLVRREASTALSRMGEPAVEPLIEVLGDEDWKVRGAAAWALGNLGDERAIPALEKLLDDESGFVKSGAQSAIKTIKK
- a CDS encoding low temperature requirement protein A, encoding MVKVIKKDVELIELFYDLIFVYAISQLTSLVNEPVGGIISSNSFFVYIITSFVILQAWLYFTNYVNRYGEWKWHEYLLACINMIAVIFMANTISTQWEQMLLPFNVSMLIMLLTVVVLYSVHAFKERSIKIAAGNSITILSIVCSIYVIAILAILFGFSDIVIWLDVVAVLCGAFLPFFIRGKFNKNIINFPHLVERFELLTIITFGEAIVGMTHFFDINNLTPVPILVFFVIISMFGSYVIQIHHLMNHLREERSLRLMFSHYFIIISINLVTVAFELIHSGEVNHLFASILIIISLIIFYISIMANKEYYHDGINLTKKDALMMFLFIVIGSGVILLGLNSLYVFLIGALIITLGNFKVLLKKYKNRKIS
- a CDS encoding aldo/keto reductase; this translates as MTDTILGFGAMRLPQTDANDPATIEMEEFTQMVDYYMEQGFDYFDTSYAYHGETSEDALKKALVERYPRESFRIADKIPTWLLAKESDNKDLVNIMLERLGIEYFDVLLIHNINKVFINLAESTKSFEYIKKLKDEGKALKIGISYHDKADLLEEVLEKYSNILDVVQIQLNYMDWNDLRIQSKKLHRLCVKYDVEIIVMEPIKGGTLVNVADSVKKQFEEYSDNSIANWALRFAASQENVSVVLSGMSNLEQMKENCETFKDFTEITRDDHRFLMKMAREIKKTLAIDCSYCGYCVKECEMNIPIPDFFNLYNSEKLYSLEANFANYGTAAAVNAPASACTQCRTCVDYCTQQLDIPELLVDVADLFEQ
- a CDS encoding TIGR00730 family Rossman fold protein, which gives rise to MKICLYGSGSRKIDEIYTDEAYELGCRIAQDNHTLVFGGGDTGMMGSCARGVHDNAGKSIGIAPEWIGGFEPLCEKCSEFIYVDSMDERKKKFVENSDAFIISPGGIGTLDEFFEIITLKKLKQHDKKIIVFNINHFYDKMIEMIDEMGDKGFLYKQEELFLIADSIDEIFKHLK
- a CDS encoding DUF2115 domain-containing protein, which codes for MEAEDIIIELKKLSQNNEIRKDDLMIILKKYARIISVQDLMMATARMRKDGEYVQKNYREKYLSIYIKYFIMRMKEVKEKDDYINTAIDKPSFDTSFPMLERTFEKERLSNADDDKFPLIYVITSLYTTFILEEPIHPVGSEFPGSLFVEERNGEFFCPVKDNQKDNVNAICHLCLAEQTPDI